From one Bacteroides eggerthii genomic stretch:
- a CDS encoding tetratricopeptide repeat protein, producing the protein MNRTNNRIILLFTLFIVSFFPTASSQTPAIENLEKELAAHNRIDTTRVNLLNKLGYELYAIDSGKAGEYAQEAQKISTRLNYPAGEAASLWVTGLIIRNTPKKALEHFERALSIAERIKDPTSICNYLLAISSIQKAMGNIKASDEAIEKGLQASTVLKNPDIRIKLLYNSATNLTSKGQYLQGIEKLQEVINLSIQSNNKIMLAKAQSSIATTLNRQGDPLRALEYYLKGLRIYEELNDRRGICGLLINMGNIKSEQKEHEAALNDFKRALQLGKELDDPYLISACYANIGNIYKRLHHPDALHYMQEGLRTSAGINIGLSVNLLINISCIYIEQEKYDKAQENLTQALGMAQQAKIEHAHGEILRLLGTLYYAREQYVRALDYANQALQTGRKINYMELNKHTQKLLADIYEKTGDFKRAYNAHVLCKQLNDSLLNEKNIRRMALMESSYKYEKEIQKYELEQANQKLQIRNQRYIIFFLISATLLIIILTTQLYRSSRLKKKVLKLEVDQAKRKLEYSQKEMTSATLKLIQNAECDSYCIKMLENLEKGDDEEKHKRIRSLINYYKSKSTYANWREFETLFLEVNTSFYDKLNERFPTLTNNERKLCVFLKLNMSNKDIAQITFQSEEALKKARLRLRKKMGLERMDNLAGVIQNL; encoded by the coding sequence ATGAACAGAACAAACAATAGGATAATCCTATTATTCACTCTCTTTATAGTCTCCTTTTTTCCTACCGCCTCCTCACAAACTCCCGCCATAGAGAATTTGGAAAAGGAGTTGGCAGCGCACAACCGTATAGACACGACAAGGGTGAATCTCCTCAACAAATTAGGGTACGAACTCTATGCCATTGACTCCGGTAAAGCCGGAGAGTATGCCCAAGAAGCGCAAAAAATCTCCACCAGACTGAACTACCCTGCAGGGGAAGCTGCCAGCTTATGGGTTACGGGACTGATAATAAGAAACACACCGAAAAAAGCATTGGAACACTTTGAAAGGGCGCTAAGCATAGCCGAACGTATAAAAGATCCTACCAGCATCTGCAACTATCTTCTTGCTATCAGCTCCATTCAAAAAGCTATGGGGAACATCAAAGCCAGTGACGAAGCCATAGAAAAAGGACTACAGGCAAGCACTGTATTAAAAAATCCGGACATACGCATCAAATTGCTATACAACTCCGCCACTAATCTGACAAGTAAGGGACAATATTTGCAAGGCATCGAAAAGCTGCAGGAAGTAATCAACCTATCTATTCAAAGCAACAACAAAATAATGCTGGCAAAAGCCCAATCAAGCATAGCAACTACCCTAAACAGACAAGGCGACCCACTGCGTGCTTTGGAATATTACCTAAAGGGACTGCGCATCTACGAGGAACTGAATGACCGGCGAGGCATCTGTGGGTTGCTTATCAACATGGGAAATATCAAATCGGAACAAAAAGAACACGAAGCCGCTCTAAACGACTTCAAACGAGCATTGCAGTTAGGCAAGGAACTAGACGATCCTTATCTGATTTCTGCCTGCTATGCCAACATAGGTAACATATACAAACGTCTGCATCACCCTGACGCGCTGCATTATATGCAAGAAGGACTCCGAACATCAGCCGGGATCAATATCGGGCTGAGTGTCAACCTGCTGATAAATATCAGTTGCATCTATATAGAACAGGAAAAGTACGACAAAGCACAAGAGAACCTCACGCAAGCACTCGGCATGGCGCAACAAGCAAAAATAGAACATGCACATGGTGAAATCTTACGCCTGCTTGGCACGCTGTACTATGCCCGCGAACAGTATGTTCGCGCACTGGACTATGCCAACCAAGCTTTGCAAACAGGTCGTAAAATCAACTACATGGAACTTAACAAGCACACCCAAAAATTGTTGGCTGATATCTATGAAAAGACCGGAGACTTCAAAAGGGCTTATAATGCCCACGTGCTGTGCAAACAACTAAACGACAGCCTTCTCAACGAAAAGAATATTCGCCGGATGGCTTTAATGGAAAGTTCCTACAAATATGAAAAAGAGATACAGAAATATGAGTTGGAACAGGCCAACCAAAAGTTACAGATACGCAACCAGCGCTATATTATCTTCTTTCTCATTTCCGCCACGTTACTCATCATCATCCTTACTACACAGCTATACCGTTCCAGCCGCCTGAAAAAGAAAGTCCTTAAACTGGAAGTGGACCAAGCCAAAAGAAAGTTGGAGTACAGCCAAAAGGAAATGACATCCGCCACTCTAAAACTGATACAAAATGCCGAATGTGACAGCTACTGTATAAAGATGTTGGAAAATCTGGAAAAAGGAGATGATGAAGAGAAGCATAAGCGCATACGCTCTCTTATCAACTACTACAAAAGCAAGTCAACGTATGCCAACTGGAGAGAGTTTGAAACTCTATTCCTCGAAGTCAACACCAGCTTCTACGACAAGCTGAACGAGCGCTTCCCTACCCTTACCAACAATGAGCGCAAACTATGCGTCTTTCTGAAACTGAATATGAGTAACAAAGACATCGCCCAAATCACTTTCCAATCCGAAGAGGCTCTAAAAAAAGCGCGTCTGCGGTTACGCAAAAAAATGGGATTGGAGCGGATGGACAATTTGGCAGGAGTCATACAAAACCTATAA
- a CDS encoding HU family DNA-binding protein, which yields MAEYQMQTSNLPNKDGEKKLFPRIKIWGQVDLDYLAQRINYGSTFTPGDIIGVIKSLTQAIAREMGEGHSVKVDGLGVFTPSLGLREGFERESAEQGGQKRNVRSICVDNINFHADKDFIYETGRNCILNRSKWKFRHSSSRYTAEQRLKLAQDYLESHPLLKVGDYSELTGLLRNAAAQELKQWSEMPESGIGHTGRGSHKIYIKETPQNQED from the coding sequence ATGGCAGAATATCAAATGCAGACCTCTAACCTTCCCAACAAAGACGGTGAAAAAAAACTCTTCCCCCGCATCAAGATTTGGGGACAAGTAGATTTGGACTACCTTGCCCAACGCATCAACTACGGCAGTACCTTTACTCCCGGCGACATCATCGGAGTGATAAAATCACTTACCCAAGCCATAGCCCGTGAAATGGGCGAAGGACACTCGGTGAAAGTGGACGGACTGGGTGTATTCACTCCCTCGTTAGGATTGCGCGAAGGTTTTGAACGGGAAAGCGCCGAACAGGGCGGACAAAAACGCAATGTAAGAAGCATCTGTGTAGACAACATCAACTTCCATGCAGACAAGGATTTCATCTACGAGACAGGACGAAACTGCATACTGAACCGTTCTAAATGGAAGTTCCGGCACTCTTCCTCACGCTACACCGCCGAACAACGGCTGAAACTGGCGCAAGATTATTTAGAGTCACATCCGTTACTGAAAGTAGGTGACTACAGCGAACTGACAGGACTACTGCGCAACGCCGCTGCACAAGAACTGAAACAATGGAGCGAAATGCCAGAAAGCGGAATCGGCCATACGGGCAGAGGGTCACACAAGATATATATCAAAGAAACGCCCCAAAACCAAGAAGATTAA
- the mfd gene encoding transcription-repair coupling factor, which translates to MIITELQQLYAAHPNVEGMYRLLQDNSVRHLYCSGLCASAASLFSSVLIQRVECPFVFILGDLEEAGYFYHDLTQILGTEQVLFFPSSFRRAIKYGQKDAANEILRTEVLSRLQKGEEGLCVVTYPDALAEKVVSRKELGDKTLKLHLGEKVDMDFVTEVLRSYSFEYVDYVYEPGQYAVRGSIIDVFSFSSEFPFRIDFFGDEVESIRTFEVESQLSKEKKENIVIVPDLSHSLEQRGNGGMVSFLDFLQPDTLLAMKDFLWLRERIQTVHDEALTAQAIAAREAEENGLISLDGKLIDGGEFTLRALDFRRIEFGTKPTGTPDATVTFNTTAQPIFHKNFDLVAESFHDYLSRNYALYICSDSLKQTERIRAIFEDRGDNISFTSVERTLHEGFADDALRLCIFTDHQLFDRFHKYNLKSDKARSGKVALSLKELNQFTPGDYVVHTDHGVGRFTGLVRIPNGDTTQEVMRLVYQNDDVVFVSIHSLHKVSKYKGKEGEAPRLNKLGTGAWEKLKDRTKTKIKDIARDLIKLYSQRREEKGFQYSPDSFLQRELEASFIYEDTPDQSKATADVKADMESTRPMDRLVCGDVGFGKTEVAVRAAFKAVADNKQVAVLVPTTVLAYQHFQTFKERLKGLPCRVEYLSRARTAAQAKAVVKGLAGGEVNILIGTHRILGKDVKFKDLGLLIIDEEQKFGVSVKEKLRQLKVNVDTLTMTATPIPRTLQFSLMGARDLSVIQTPPPNRYPIQTEVHTFNDEIITDAINFEMSRNGQVFFVNNRISNLVELKAMIERNIPDCRICIGHGQMEPAELEKIILDFVNYDYDVLLATTIIESGIDIPNANTIIINQAQNFGLSDLHQMRGRVGRSNKKAFCYLLAPPLSSLTPEAKRRLQAIENFSDLGSGIHIAMQDLDIRGAGNMLGAEQSGFIADLGYETYQKILSEAVHELKTDEFADLYAEELKGDGTISGEQFVDECQVESDLELLLPATYVTGSSERMLLYRELDSLTLDKDVDAFRARLEDRFGPIPPETEELLRIVPLRRLAARLGTEKVFLKGGRMTLFFVSNPDSPYYQSQAFGKIIAYMMKYTRRCDLREQNNKRSMVVKDVTTVEEAVAVLQEIVAMQVEE; encoded by the coding sequence ATGATTATTACCGAACTACAACAATTATACGCCGCCCATCCCAATGTAGAAGGCATGTACAGGTTATTGCAGGATAATTCGGTCCGGCATCTGTATTGTAGCGGTTTGTGTGCTTCTGCCGCTTCACTGTTTTCGTCCGTATTGATACAACGGGTGGAATGTCCGTTTGTTTTTATTCTCGGCGATTTGGAGGAAGCCGGGTATTTCTATCATGACCTGACACAGATTTTGGGAACGGAACAGGTATTGTTTTTCCCCTCTTCTTTCCGTCGCGCCATAAAGTATGGGCAGAAAGATGCTGCAAACGAAATTCTCCGTACGGAAGTGTTGAGCCGCTTGCAGAAAGGAGAGGAGGGACTTTGCGTGGTTACCTATCCGGATGCGTTGGCTGAGAAGGTCGTTTCCCGTAAGGAGCTGGGAGACAAGACCCTGAAACTCCATCTGGGTGAGAAGGTCGATATGGACTTTGTTACGGAAGTATTGCGTAGTTACAGTTTCGAGTATGTGGACTACGTGTACGAACCGGGACAATATGCCGTACGCGGTAGCATTATCGATGTTTTTTCTTTTTCGTCCGAGTTCCCTTTCCGTATAGATTTTTTTGGGGATGAAGTGGAGAGCATTCGTACTTTTGAGGTGGAGAGCCAACTGTCGAAAGAGAAGAAGGAGAATATTGTCATAGTTCCCGATTTGAGCCATAGTCTGGAACAAAGGGGTAATGGAGGAATGGTTTCTTTTTTGGATTTCCTTCAGCCGGACACTCTGTTGGCAATGAAGGATTTTCTTTGGTTGCGTGAGCGTATTCAGACTGTTCACGATGAAGCGCTTACCGCACAAGCCATTGCCGCTCGCGAAGCTGAGGAAAACGGTTTGATTTCTTTGGATGGCAAATTGATTGATGGGGGAGAATTTACTTTACGAGCACTTGATTTCCGTCGCATTGAGTTCGGGACGAAACCTACCGGAACGCCGGATGCGACAGTGACATTCAACACTACTGCGCAACCAATCTTCCATAAGAACTTCGACCTGGTGGCGGAAAGTTTTCACGACTATCTTTCTCGTAATTATGCTCTTTATATATGCAGTGACAGTTTGAAGCAGACCGAACGTATTCGTGCTATCTTTGAAGACCGGGGAGATAACATCTCTTTTACATCCGTAGAGCGCACTTTGCATGAAGGTTTTGCGGATGATGCTTTGCGTCTCTGTATCTTTACCGATCACCAGTTGTTCGACCGTTTCCATAAATACAATCTGAAAAGCGACAAGGCCCGTAGCGGTAAGGTAGCCTTGAGCTTGAAGGAACTGAATCAGTTTACTCCCGGAGATTACGTAGTGCATACAGACCATGGTGTGGGACGTTTCACTGGATTGGTACGTATTCCCAACGGAGATACTACGCAAGAAGTGATGCGTCTGGTTTACCAGAATGACGATGTGGTCTTTGTCTCTATTCATTCTTTGCATAAGGTTTCCAAATACAAAGGAAAAGAGGGCGAAGCGCCTCGTCTCAACAAACTTGGAACCGGTGCCTGGGAGAAACTGAAAGACCGTACCAAGACCAAGATTAAGGATATAGCCCGCGATTTGATAAAACTCTATTCGCAGAGGCGTGAAGAAAAAGGTTTTCAATATAGTCCGGACAGTTTTTTGCAGCGGGAACTGGAAGCGTCTTTTATTTATGAAGATACGCCCGATCAAAGCAAGGCGACTGCCGATGTAAAAGCCGATATGGAAAGTACCCGCCCAATGGATCGCTTGGTGTGCGGTGACGTAGGGTTCGGTAAGACCGAGGTTGCCGTACGTGCCGCTTTCAAGGCTGTGGCGGACAATAAGCAGGTTGCCGTTCTTGTACCTACTACTGTTCTTGCATATCAGCATTTCCAGACTTTCAAGGAACGTCTGAAGGGCTTGCCCTGCCGGGTGGAATATCTGAGTCGTGCCCGTACAGCGGCACAGGCCAAAGCCGTTGTCAAGGGTCTGGCAGGAGGTGAGGTAAATATCCTTATCGGCACTCACCGCATTCTGGGCAAAGACGTAAAGTTTAAGGACCTCGGTTTGCTGATTATTGATGAAGAGCAGAAATTCGGCGTCTCTGTCAAGGAGAAACTACGCCAATTGAAAGTAAACGTAGATACCCTGACAATGACGGCTACTCCCATTCCCCGTACTTTGCAGTTCTCACTGATGGGAGCGCGTGACTTGAGTGTGATACAGACTCCACCCCCCAACCGTTACCCCATTCAAACGGAAGTGCATACTTTTAATGACGAGATTATCACCGATGCCATCAACTTTGAAATGAGCCGGAACGGGCAGGTGTTCTTTGTGAACAACCGTATCTCCAACCTTGTGGAACTAAAAGCGATGATAGAGCGTAATATCCCCGATTGCCGTATCTGCATCGGGCATGGGCAAATGGAACCGGCCGAACTGGAAAAAATCATCCTTGATTTCGTCAACTATGACTATGATGTATTGCTTGCCACAACTATTATAGAGAGTGGCATTGACATCCCGAATGCCAATACCATTATCATCAATCAGGCACAAAACTTCGGGTTGAGCGACTTGCATCAGATGCGCGGTCGTGTGGGGCGTAGCAACAAGAAAGCTTTTTGTTATTTGCTGGCTCCTCCTTTGTCCTCACTTACACCGGAAGCCAAACGTCGTCTGCAAGCCATTGAGAACTTCTCCGATCTGGGCAGTGGTATTCATATTGCCATGCAGGATCTTGACATTCGCGGTGCCGGCAATATGCTGGGTGCGGAACAAAGCGGTTTCATTGCCGACCTTGGTTACGAAACTTATCAGAAAATATTATCTGAGGCTGTGCATGAACTCAAAACCGATGAGTTTGCAGATCTTTATGCCGAAGAACTGAAAGGTGATGGAACTATTAGCGGAGAACAGTTCGTAGACGAGTGCCAAGTAGAAAGTGATCTTGAACTGTTGCTGCCTGCCACCTACGTCACCGGAAGCAGTGAGCGTATGTTGCTCTATCGCGAGCTGGACAGCCTGACACTGGACAAAGATGTGGATGCCTTTCGTGCTCGTCTTGAAGACCGCTTCGGGCCTATTCCTCCCGAAACGGAAGAGTTGCTCCGTATTGTTCCCTTGCGTCGTCTTGCAGCGCGTTTGGGAACAGAGAAGGTGTTTCTGAAAGGCGGTCGTATGACGTTGTTCTTTGTTTCCAATCCGGATAGTCCTTACTATCAAAGTCAGGCCTTTGGAAAGATCATTGCCTATATGATGAAATATACTCGCCGTTGCGACTTGCGCGAACAAAACAACAAGCGGAGTATGGTCGTGAAAGATGTAACAACTGTTGAGGAGGCTGTGGCGGTATTGCAGGAGATTGTGGCAATGCAGGTGGAGGAGTGA